Proteins encoded within one genomic window of Candidatus Hydrogenedentota bacterium:
- a CDS encoding glycerate kinase, with protein MRVVIAPDSFKECLAAADVCRAVAEGWRAVYPDAELDLVPMADGGEGTVDALVAATGGEKRFRVVTGPLGDPVEAAYGILPSPSPSGKTAVIEMASASGLALVPPKRRDPLVTTTRGTGELIRDALDHGATTIIVGIGGSATNDGGAGMAQALGYSLSDANGLELPPGGAALARLTHIEASGKHPGLARCAVRVACDVQSPLCGSAGASRMFGPQKGATPAAVEELDAALHHFAGIVESQLGVSIMHIPGGGAAGGLGAGLVAFTDARLESGVAIVAEACRLGSRMVGADLVITGEGRMDAQTVHGKTPVGVARLAREQRVPVIAFTGALGSGWKQLHDEGIAAIFPLADGPISREESLARACELLRDRAESVARLWRLAKGGAH; from the coding sequence ATGCGGGTAGTCATCGCGCCGGATTCGTTCAAGGAATGTCTTGCGGCGGCGGACGTTTGCCGTGCCGTCGCGGAAGGATGGCGCGCGGTGTATCCGGACGCGGAATTGGACCTTGTGCCGATGGCGGATGGAGGCGAAGGAACGGTTGACGCCCTGGTGGCGGCCACCGGCGGCGAGAAACGTTTCCGGGTAGTCACAGGGCCGCTGGGCGATCCGGTTGAAGCCGCCTACGGCATTCTTCCATCTCCATCCCCTTCCGGGAAGACCGCCGTCATCGAAATGGCCTCGGCATCCGGACTTGCCCTTGTCCCGCCCAAACGCCGCGATCCCCTCGTGACGACGACCCGTGGAACGGGCGAACTTATCCGGGATGCGCTGGACCATGGCGCGACGACGATTATCGTGGGCATCGGCGGCAGTGCGACGAACGACGGCGGCGCGGGCATGGCGCAGGCCCTTGGATATTCACTAAGCGATGCGAACGGTTTGGAATTGCCGCCGGGCGGCGCGGCCCTGGCGCGTTTGACGCATATCGAAGCCTCGGGCAAGCATCCCGGCCTTGCGCGATGCGCCGTCCGCGTGGCGTGCGACGTGCAATCCCCCTTGTGCGGGTCGGCGGGCGCATCGCGCATGTTTGGTCCGCAGAAAGGCGCTACGCCCGCCGCCGTGGAGGAACTCGATGCCGCGCTGCATCATTTCGCCGGGATAGTCGAATCGCAATTGGGCGTTTCGATTATGCACATTCCCGGCGGGGGGGCGGCTGGCGGTCTCGGCGCGGGACTGGTTGCGTTTACGGACGCGCGGCTGGAATCCGGCGTGGCGATCGTCGCCGAGGCGTGCCGGCTCGGATCGCGCATGGTCGGCGCGGACCTTGTGATCACCGGTGAAGGCCGCATGGACGCGCAAACCGTTCATGGAAAGACGCCGGTGGGCGTCGCACGGCTGGCGCGTGAACAGCGCGTGCCCGTGATTGCTTTTACGGGTGCGCTGGGGTCCGGCTGGAAACAGTTGCACGACGAGGGCATCGCGGCGATATTCCCCCTTGCGGACGGTCCGATTTCGCGGGAAGAATCGCTGGCGCGCGCATGCGAATTGCTTCGGGATCGCGCGGAATCCGTGGCCCGTCTGTGGCGTCTTGCCAAAGGGGGGGCGCATTGA
- a CDS encoding PASTA domain-containing protein, producing the protein MMQGRKIWVGGAMSAAVVLAAMAAMTGLFTLQTASAQSLALVAKADGSYIRGIVTNELTGNPIAGVKVELATALKALDNTVTDAQGRYSFPTAARPNSTTEGNRYDLTFAISEFKPGTLDGVVASTANANIALRPLGVTAPGQPIARSGPRSVYIEWPANPEYNLKGYNVYRQQVAAPPEDLDCNDYIPQPIGELVKLNGTAGNVYSSLITGTEYVDTTVQKGLYYIYKIQAISGGDRPSDLSRSPFSCPPAKGDFLAIFFPDVYVQSTGLFLWELVPGQSPFVRIPVSSRCAYDIVTSGMQIKAELPATLINPDGYVIEATGVTAAMAGALETNLVASPNPDVLDLLIANASLNAQNLYGSGDLFNVYVKTKVVPQDTCGPLHLLDEEIVGPQNGVRVYDNSVPTPLKVDVELKDGVLCKGGGCLHGDVNLDGVVDMDDASDILKIWVKKIPAPQICWPDSGDINRDGYADAADSTLIQRWLAGMSINPTAAKEDLALTSFAVAGAEKVAANPLVAVGLAVGDPGETVTVPVTMTGAAPTAGFEMTIAFPAGDEGLTYVQGSATLGAALAGYDIAENSGETEENSANGWVSIAVSGAESQGKAGTIDLVTLQFTIGANATQAMPLVLVSFNQFDQYGHTPRQTDPLVPTKDDGQVILKDDTIEVPNVLGLTLANATARIEAEGLVVGNVTHAYGNAAAGDVEAQTPAAGTQVAPGSAVDLVISDGPVPTTTLTVNISPPEAVAAGAMWRLNGTQYRPSGETVTGLIVGDVAAIDFLALDPIGGGCFNPATIWTEPAPMNVTLTVDANVVNVEYTRSTGKQAASIGGDLLLFGIVASALLASGRRSKK; encoded by the coding sequence ATGATGCAGGGAAGAAAGATTTGGGTAGGCGGCGCAATGTCCGCGGCTGTCGTATTGGCCGCGATGGCCGCCATGACGGGGCTGTTCACGCTGCAAACGGCGTCGGCGCAATCGTTGGCGCTCGTTGCGAAGGCCGACGGATCGTATATCCGCGGCATCGTGACGAACGAATTGACAGGCAATCCGATTGCCGGAGTGAAGGTGGAACTGGCCACGGCCTTGAAGGCGTTGGACAATACGGTGACGGATGCGCAGGGCCGCTATTCGTTCCCGACGGCTGCGCGGCCGAATTCGACAACCGAAGGCAATAGGTACGACCTGACCTTCGCGATAAGCGAGTTCAAGCCGGGGACGCTGGATGGCGTGGTCGCGTCCACGGCCAACGCAAACATCGCGTTGCGTCCGCTGGGCGTGACGGCGCCGGGCCAGCCCATTGCGCGCAGCGGGCCCCGCAGCGTGTACATCGAATGGCCGGCGAATCCCGAATACAACCTGAAGGGCTACAACGTCTACCGCCAGCAGGTTGCCGCACCGCCCGAAGACTTGGATTGCAACGATTATATTCCGCAGCCGATCGGCGAGCTTGTGAAGCTGAACGGAACCGCGGGCAACGTGTACAGTTCGCTGATCACGGGCACGGAATACGTGGACACCACGGTCCAGAAGGGCCTCTACTACATTTACAAAATCCAGGCCATCAGCGGCGGCGACCGTCCGAGTGACTTGAGCAGGTCGCCGTTCTCCTGTCCGCCGGCCAAGGGCGATTTCCTGGCGATCTTCTTCCCGGATGTGTACGTCCAGAGCACGGGCCTGTTCCTGTGGGAATTGGTGCCCGGCCAGTCGCCGTTTGTGCGGATTCCGGTGTCTTCGCGCTGCGCGTACGACATCGTCACCTCCGGCATGCAGATCAAGGCGGAGTTGCCCGCGACGCTTATCAATCCGGATGGATACGTCATCGAGGCAACGGGTGTGACGGCCGCCATGGCGGGCGCGCTGGAAACCAATCTTGTCGCGTCGCCGAACCCGGATGTGCTCGATCTGCTCATTGCCAATGCCAGTCTCAATGCGCAGAACCTGTATGGATCCGGCGATCTGTTCAATGTTTATGTGAAGACCAAGGTTGTGCCGCAGGATACCTGCGGACCGCTGCATCTGTTGGACGAAGAGATCGTGGGCCCGCAAAACGGCGTGCGCGTGTACGACAACTCCGTTCCGACACCGCTGAAGGTTGACGTCGAATTGAAGGACGGCGTGCTCTGCAAGGGCGGCGGTTGCCTACACGGCGACGTGAATCTGGACGGCGTCGTGGACATGGACGACGCGAGCGATATTCTGAAGATTTGGGTCAAGAAGATTCCGGCGCCGCAGATTTGCTGGCCCGATTCCGGCGACATCAACCGCGACGGTTATGCGGACGCGGCGGACTCGACGCTGATCCAGCGCTGGCTGGCCGGTATGTCCATCAATCCGACGGCCGCGAAGGAAGACTTGGCCCTGACGTCGTTCGCGGTGGCGGGCGCCGAAAAGGTCGCCGCCAATCCGCTTGTGGCGGTGGGTCTGGCTGTCGGCGATCCGGGCGAGACCGTGACCGTGCCCGTAACGATGACCGGCGCTGCGCCCACGGCGGGCTTCGAGATGACCATTGCGTTCCCGGCGGGCGATGAAGGCCTGACCTATGTTCAAGGATCGGCGACGCTGGGCGCCGCCCTCGCCGGATACGACATCGCCGAGAATTCCGGCGAGACGGAAGAAAACAGTGCGAACGGCTGGGTCAGCATCGCCGTCAGCGGAGCGGAATCTCAGGGCAAGGCGGGAACGATTGACTTGGTGACGCTGCAATTCACGATCGGCGCCAACGCGACGCAGGCCATGCCGCTGGTGTTGGTCAGTTTCAATCAGTTTGACCAGTATGGCCACACACCGCGCCAGACCGATCCCCTTGTGCCGACCAAGGACGACGGCCAGGTCATTCTGAAGGACGACACGATTGAAGTACCAAACGTGCTCGGCCTAACGCTTGCCAATGCGACGGCGCGTATCGAAGCGGAAGGTTTGGTCGTCGGCAACGTCACGCATGCGTACGGCAACGCCGCCGCGGGCGATGTCGAAGCGCAGACGCCGGCCGCCGGCACGCAGGTTGCTCCCGGCAGCGCTGTCGATCTGGTGATTTCCGACGGGCCGGTTCCGACGACGACGCTGACCGTGAACATTTCGCCGCCGGAAGCGGTCGCGGCCGGCGCCATGTGGCGTTTGAACGGCACGCAGTATCGCCCAAGCGGCGAGACCGTTACCGGCTTGATTGTGGGCGACGTGGCCGCGATTGATTTCCTCGCGCTCGATCCGATTGGCGGCGGATGCTTCAATCCCGCTACGATTTGGACCGAGCCCGCGCCGATGAACGTCACGTTGACGGTTGATGCGAATGTGGTCAATGTGGAGTATACGCGCAGCACCGGCAAGCAGGCCGCCAGCATCGGCGGCGACTTGCTGTTGTTCGGCATCGTGGCCTCCGCGCTGCTGGCGTCCGGACGCCGTTCCAAGAAATAA